Proteins co-encoded in one Deinococcus planocerae genomic window:
- a CDS encoding AAA family ATPase has protein sequence MEIEVGKMYTLRELAGGFNVSERTLTRKLEVGELRGYKVGNQWRVRGRDWLEYTGAVSGPRVFVVANAKGGAGKSTFTTNLAVLRAAEGVRVLLLDLDPQGHLATLLNMPVDPDRTTVQLLNEELRLPRTAPGHRDRWHTLWTDLLQPVPGGGEHEALSRLFLVPAHNDLADLERANFHRSKPIEYTLREALDALTGLNVDIDEVWIDTPPNLGPLTRNALMAAHYVVSPFAKSDLGLDGLERLMVLVEQYLEFNPFLRVAGLVMNYGNPRTIMHNEIRETIKGRASLAPYLLEAYVSEAERFNQAPRLGVPLVLAEPNSSSAHELRRVLQEVAARVQ, from the coding sequence GTGGAGATCGAGGTCGGGAAGATGTACACGCTGCGGGAGCTGGCAGGCGGGTTCAACGTCAGCGAGCGAACGCTGACGCGTAAGCTCGAGGTGGGCGAACTGCGCGGCTACAAGGTGGGGAACCAGTGGCGGGTGCGCGGGCGCGACTGGCTGGAGTACACGGGCGCGGTCAGCGGGCCGCGCGTCTTCGTGGTGGCGAATGCCAAGGGCGGGGCCGGAAAATCCACCTTCACCACCAACCTCGCCGTGCTGCGGGCCGCCGAGGGCGTGCGGGTGCTGCTGCTCGACCTCGACCCCCAGGGCCACCTCGCCACCTTGCTCAACATGCCCGTCGATCCGGACCGCACGACGGTGCAGCTCCTGAACGAGGAATTGCGCCTGCCCCGCACGGCACCCGGGCACCGCGACCGCTGGCACACCCTCTGGACCGACCTCCTCCAACCGGTGCCGGGCGGCGGTGAGCACGAGGCCCTCTCGCGCCTCTTCCTGGTGCCCGCCCACAACGACCTCGCCGACCTGGAGCGCGCCAACTTCCACCGCTCCAAGCCCATCGAGTACACCCTGCGCGAGGCGCTCGACGCCCTGACCGGGCTGAACGTGGACATCGACGAGGTGTGGATCGACACGCCGCCCAACCTCGGGCCCCTTACCCGGAACGCTCTAATGGCGGCCCACTACGTCGTCTCGCCCTTCGCCAAGTCGGACCTCGGGCTCGACGGCCTGGAGCGGCTGATGGTCCTCGTCGAGCAGTACCTCGAATTCAACCCCTTCCTGCGCGTCGCCGGGCTGGTGATGAACTACGGCAACCCGCGCACCATCATGCACAACGAGATCCGCGAAACCATCAAGGGCCGCGCCTCGCTCGCCCCGTACCTGCTGGAGGCGTACGTCAGCGAGGCCGAGCGCTTCAATCAGGCGCCGCGGCTCGGCGTGCCCCTCGTCCTGGCCGAGCCGAACAGTTCCAGCGCACACGAGCTGCGACGGGTCCTTCAGGAGGTGGCTGCGCGTGTCCAGTAA
- a CDS encoding ParB/RepB/Spo0J family partition protein has protein sequence MSSKRGKLAGRRGSVGQSATPITVDTAHLERVPQTVLDAPEDVVAFWIPVDDVRPSPFQYRYHVDEGRLQALMGSIAARELYQPITVRPLQAGVYEVVLGHRRLEAFKRLGRGAIPAIVREYGDAEAIRALLDENLKRADVNLFEQTEGVVRLLSLELGLVGEPVAAVRRLLEEMRAVKRSGLALQEPGHIGAARIIEDVTGMSWESFLTNRLSVYRLPAPLQEKVRRGMPYSLAVATGRLTPALQGQALAFLEHEGGGWRSREEFKAWLAGHQTPAARRPDSLRLQQLARSLDHKELRGEQAVRVTALLDELEQLLA, from the coding sequence GTGTCCAGTAAACGCGGCAAGCTCGCCGGGCGGCGCGGCAGCGTCGGTCAGTCGGCCACCCCGATCACCGTGGACACCGCGCACCTCGAACGCGTGCCGCAGACGGTCCTCGACGCCCCCGAGGATGTGGTCGCCTTCTGGATTCCGGTGGATGACGTGCGCCCCAGCCCCTTCCAGTACCGCTACCACGTCGACGAGGGGCGCCTCCAGGCCCTGATGGGCAGCATCGCCGCGCGTGAGCTGTACCAGCCCATCACGGTGCGCCCGCTCCAGGCCGGGGTCTACGAGGTGGTGCTCGGCCACCGCCGTCTGGAAGCCTTCAAGCGGCTGGGGCGGGGGGCGATCCCGGCCATCGTCCGCGAGTACGGCGACGCCGAGGCCATTCGCGCCCTGCTCGACGAGAACCTTAAGCGGGCCGACGTCAACCTCTTCGAGCAGACCGAAGGGGTCGTGCGCCTGCTGAGCCTCGAACTCGGCCTCGTCGGCGAGCCCGTCGCCGCCGTTCGCCGCCTGCTGGAAGAGATGCGCGCGGTCAAACGTTCGGGGCTTGCCCTCCAGGAACCCGGCCACATCGGGGCGGCGAGAATCATCGAGGACGTGACCGGCATGTCCTGGGAGTCCTTCCTGACCAACCGCCTCTCGGTCTACCGCCTGCCCGCGCCGCTTCAGGAGAAGGTTCGCCGGGGAATGCCGTACTCGCTCGCCGTGGCGACCGGGCGGCTGACCCCGGCCCTCCAGGGCCAGGCCCTGGCCTTCCTGGAGCACGAGGGAGGCGGCTGGCGCTCGCGCGAGGAGTTCAAGGCGTGGCTGGCCGGGCACCAGACCCCCGCCGCCCGGCGGCCCGACAGCCTCCGCCTCCAGCAGCTCGCCCGGTCGCTCGATCACAAGGAGTTGCGCGGGGAGCAGGCCGTCAGAGTCACCGCGCTGCTCGACGAACTCGAGCAGCTCCTGGCCTGA
- a CDS encoding M48 family metallopeptidase: MRPELGEGSATLSAWQRLSDREAAQTRDAFLRSPDPRRSSRRALALTLAALILTGYTGMTLLSLWLGWLALAPLFGTAPESSPILRFFQGLGSLTLLLFAVQARPRFPRLPGWEVKEAQAPELHRLIREVAAALDVPPPARVTVDGEVNAFMGRSGFPPRSTLGLGLPLLYALPPQERVAIIAHELAHERNGDPTRGGVVGLALNVLGHAVSVLTPDGLMTASSDLLQAFAQGTMRVFSLIPLGLYHLLLSLVGGDQQRAEFRADLLASRVAGSAATTSLLDHLHLTDSLESALHKQRHQPERPNAFLELRHIWATMPETRRQGRRDETAAEKHPARRHPSTHRRTDRRRPGPPDAPGGDAGRHAGGTAGKGTPPLRRARRAGGLRGLPCPVRGLVTAEVWRPLRRPVRSGSGIPVFQTLRPGAARVRRAAR; this comes from the coding sequence TTGCGGCCCGAGCTGGGGGAGGGCTCGGCTACCCTGAGCGCGTGGCAACGCCTCTCCGACCGCGAGGCCGCCCAGACACGCGACGCCTTCCTGCGTTCCCCGGACCCCCGCCGCTCCTCCCGCCGCGCCCTCGCCCTCACGCTCGCCGCCCTGATTCTCACGGGATACACCGGCATGACCCTTCTAAGTCTGTGGCTGGGTTGGCTCGCCCTCGCCCCACTGTTCGGCACCGCGCCGGAGAGCAGCCCCATCCTCCGCTTCTTCCAGGGGCTGGGCTCCCTGACCCTGCTGCTCTTCGCCGTGCAGGCCCGGCCCCGCTTCCCCCGGCTTCCCGGCTGGGAGGTCAAGGAGGCACAGGCGCCCGAGCTGCACCGCCTGATCCGGGAAGTCGCGGCGGCGCTGGACGTGCCACCCCCCGCCCGGGTGACGGTGGACGGCGAGGTGAACGCCTTCATGGGCCGCAGCGGCTTCCCGCCCCGGTCTACCCTCGGGCTCGGCCTGCCCCTGCTGTACGCGCTGCCGCCGCAGGAACGGGTCGCCATCATCGCCCACGAACTCGCCCACGAGCGCAACGGCGACCCCACGCGGGGCGGCGTGGTCGGGCTCGCCCTGAACGTGCTGGGCCACGCGGTCAGCGTGCTCACCCCTGACGGCCTGATGACGGCGAGCAGCGACCTCCTGCAAGCCTTCGCGCAGGGAACCATGCGGGTGTTCTCCCTGATTCCCCTCGGGCTCTACCACCTCCTGCTCTCGCTGGTGGGCGGGGACCAGCAGCGGGCCGAGTTCCGGGCGGACCTGCTCGCTTCCAGGGTCGCGGGAAGTGCGGCCACGACCAGCCTGCTCGACCACCTGCACCTCACCGACTCGCTGGAGAGTGCCCTGCACAAGCAGCGGCACCAGCCCGAGCGCCCCAACGCCTTCCTCGAACTGCGCCACATCTGGGCCACGATGCCCGAGACCCGCAGGCAGGGGCGCCGCGACGAGACCGCCGCCGAGAAGCACCCGGCTCGACGCCACCCATCCACCCACCGCCGAACGGATCGCCGTCGTCCAGGCCCACCCGACGCCCCCGGGGGTGACGCTGGACGCCATGCGGGCGGCACGGCTGGAAAAGGAACTCCTCCCCTTCGTCGGGCCCGTCGAGCAGGCGGCCTACGAGGCCTACCGTGCCCGGTACGCGGGCTGGTAACCGCCGAGGTCTGGCGCCCGCTCAGGCGACCCGTCCGGTCCGGGTCTGGAATACCGGTATTCCAGACCCTCAGGCCAGGAGCTGCTCGAGTTCGTCGAGCAGCGCGGTGA
- a CDS encoding ABC transporter substrate-binding protein, which translates to MAFHHGRTLDAGDVVFTLERLRRGAPWFLPDLAGVEAATPFTVRLHLTRPDAFLPRRLADTQALILPRDVPFDEARPVGTGAFRWTPLEGGFRLTAFDAHFAGRPLIDEVELYRVAGAEPHYGVDGAPHASVPGWQAEVGVQFLIWNGHRPAAANEALRRGLCELHDVTAFWRETGREEPLLPATSFFPRRSARRPPRVRSEDRAAGLLREAAHDGPPLRLWAIDLPGALAEARWLADRAARHGLAVEVCPYPLTATPDHSDDADLVMLGEVAGADEHLSFWTAMRQPELLFRRLLPRAVRSEVDAELDAYRHAQSFEEHEAVLDRVEALLLGGGHVNLTHHRVKRRTLHPLIRDVHPDAYGRINLKKLWVGEGPVPTADGD; encoded by the coding sequence GTGGCCTTCCACCACGGGCGCACCCTGGACGCCGGGGACGTGGTGTTCACGCTCGAACGGCTGAGGCGCGGGGCTCCCTGGTTCCTGCCCGACCTGGCCGGGGTGGAGGCGGCTACTCCCTTCACCGTGCGGCTGCACCTGACCCGGCCCGACGCCTTCTTGCCCCGGCGGCTGGCGGACACCCAGGCGCTGATCCTCCCGCGCGACGTGCCCTTCGACGAGGCCCGCCCGGTGGGGACGGGGGCCTTTCGCTGGACGCCGCTGGAGGGCGGCTTTCGCCTCACCGCCTTCGACGCGCACTTCGCGGGGCGGCCCCTGATCGACGAGGTGGAGCTGTACCGGGTGGCGGGCGCCGAGCCCCACTACGGGGTGGATGGTGCGCCCCACGCCTCGGTGCCGGGCTGGCAGGCGGAGGTCGGCGTGCAGTTCCTGATCTGGAACGGGCACCGCCCCGCCGCCGCGAACGAGGCCCTGCGCCGGGGGCTGTGCGAGCTGCACGACGTAACGGCCTTCTGGCGGGAGACGGGCCGCGAGGAGCCCCTGCTGCCCGCCACCTCCTTCTTCCCGCGCCGAAGTGCCCGGCGGCCCCCGCGTGTCCGTTCGGAGGACCGCGCCGCTGGCCTGCTGCGCGAGGCCGCCCACGACGGGCCGCCCCTGAGGCTCTGGGCCATCGACCTTCCCGGCGCCCTCGCGGAGGCGCGCTGGCTGGCGGACCGCGCCGCGCGGCACGGGCTCGCGGTGGAGGTCTGCCCCTACCCGCTCACCGCCACCCCCGACCACTCCGACGACGCCGACCTCGTGATGCTGGGTGAGGTCGCCGGGGCCGACGAGCACCTCTCCTTCTGGACGGCGATGCGGCAGCCCGAGCTGCTCTTCCGCCGCCTGCTGCCCCGCGCGGTGCGGTCGGAGGTCGACGCGGAGCTGGACGCTTACCGCCACGCCCAATCGTTCGAGGAACACGAGGCCGTCCTCGACCGGGTGGAGGCGCTCCTCCTCGGGGGCGGGCACGTGAACCTCACCCACCACCGGGTCAAGCGCCGGACGCTGCACCCGCTCATCCGGGACGTTCACCCCGACGCGTATGGACGCATCAACCTCAAAAAGCTCTGGGTGGGGGAGGGCCCGGTCCCCACGGCGGACGGGGACTGA
- a CDS encoding S8 family peptidase, producing the protein MRVNLKAVPVLGLTVLLSACGGGGGGTPNQAVSSVSGIISPPGAIGSSARTGAASAADSSGWADSRSWWTDPAAVQAKREARGVAADGSIPGEFIVRRRGTLSAQALATLRVGDTSLRLERSLGLPGLGLYRVSAGAGVDAQAVLRGLAARADVEYAQPNYHMHALRTPNDTYFPLQWDAQAMRLPAAWDQTTGKAVTVAVVDTGIVNHPDLAGRILPGLDMVQDVQDSGDGDGADLDPTDEGGDTGYHGSHVAGTIAAASNNGAGISGVSWGAKILPIRVLGTSGGGTLDDILIGTYWAAGGQIEGLPANPNPAKVLNLSLGGKRACSQAEQDVFGAIAQAGAIVVVAAGNDDVDAGGFAPAACPGVITVGATGPDGKRAPYSNYGARIDVMAPGGNTELLLEIGGRKIPGGILSTVADTDEGGNKVATYGIMEGTSMASPHVAGLVALMKGEQPGLTTAQALARLKATSTPLSSADCGVSGGCGAGLVNAAAALGTSGGTPTPTPTPTPAPTPTPVGQVQTIVAALYRLPSGYDEGRSHLALVDQETLRKSYTLDGLEPGRYNVAAWQDLDGDEEVDEGEPFGVYYDALNNTVDVTVDNVSRKIIGIDIDLKPYRASGQAAKAARSSGPLAALTAAAEGHTGSR; encoded by the coding sequence ATGCGTGTGAATCTCAAGGCAGTCCCGGTACTTGGCCTGACCGTCCTTCTCTCGGCGTGCGGGGGTGGGGGCGGCGGGACGCCCAACCAGGCGGTCAGCTCGGTCTCGGGCATCATCTCGCCGCCGGGGGCCATCGGCTCGTCGGCGCGGACGGGGGCGGCCTCCGCGGCGGACTCCTCCGGGTGGGCCGACTCGCGCTCGTGGTGGACGGACCCGGCGGCGGTGCAGGCCAAGCGGGAGGCGCGCGGGGTGGCCGCCGACGGCTCCATTCCCGGGGAATTCATCGTGCGGCGGCGCGGGACCCTGAGCGCGCAGGCCCTCGCCACCCTGCGGGTGGGGGACACCTCGCTGCGGCTGGAGCGTTCGCTGGGGCTGCCCGGCCTGGGGCTGTACCGGGTGAGCGCGGGGGCGGGGGTGGACGCACAGGCCGTCCTCCGGGGGCTGGCGGCCCGCGCGGACGTGGAGTACGCGCAGCCCAACTACCACATGCACGCCCTGCGCACCCCCAACGACACCTACTTCCCGCTCCAGTGGGACGCGCAGGCGATGCGGCTCCCGGCGGCGTGGGATCAAACCACCGGCAAGGCGGTCACCGTGGCGGTGGTGGACACGGGAATTGTCAACCACCCCGACCTCGCGGGCCGCATCCTGCCGGGCCTCGACATGGTGCAGGACGTGCAGGACTCCGGGGACGGCGACGGGGCCGACCTCGACCCCACCGACGAGGGCGGGGACACCGGGTACCACGGCTCGCACGTGGCGGGGACCATCGCCGCCGCGAGCAACAACGGCGCCGGGATCTCGGGCGTGAGCTGGGGCGCGAAGATCTTGCCGATCCGCGTGCTGGGCACCTCGGGGGGCGGCACCCTCGACGACATCCTGATCGGCACCTACTGGGCGGCGGGCGGCCAGATCGAGGGCCTGCCCGCCAACCCCAACCCGGCGAAGGTCCTCAACCTCAGCCTGGGCGGCAAGCGCGCGTGCAGCCAGGCCGAGCAGGACGTGTTCGGGGCCATCGCGCAGGCGGGCGCCATCGTCGTGGTGGCGGCGGGCAACGACGACGTGGACGCGGGCGGCTTCGCCCCGGCGGCCTGCCCCGGCGTGATCACGGTGGGGGCGACGGGCCCCGACGGCAAACGGGCGCCCTACTCCAACTACGGCGCGCGCATCGACGTGATGGCGCCGGGCGGCAACACCGAGCTGCTGCTCGAGATCGGCGGGCGCAAGATCCCGGGCGGCATCCTCAGCACCGTCGCAGACACGGACGAGGGCGGGAACAAGGTGGCGACCTACGGCATCATGGAGGGAACCTCGATGGCCTCGCCCCACGTCGCCGGGCTGGTGGCGCTGATGAAGGGCGAGCAGCCCGGCCTGACGACGGCGCAGGCCCTGGCCCGCCTCAAGGCCACGAGCACGCCGCTGAGTAGCGCCGACTGCGGCGTCTCCGGCGGGTGCGGCGCGGGACTCGTGAACGCGGCGGCGGCCCTGGGCACCTCGGGCGGCACACCCACGCCCACCCCCACGCCGACCCCGGCGCCGACTCCCACCCCCGTGGGCCAGGTCCAGACCATCGTCGCGGCCCTCTACCGCCTGCCGAGCGGCTACGACGAGGGCCGCAGCCACCTCGCCCTGGTGGACCAGGAGACGTTGCGCAAGAGCTACACGCTCGACGGGCTGGAGCCGGGCCGCTACAACGTGGCCGCGTGGCAGGACCTCGACGGCGACGAGGAGGTCGACGAGGGCGAGCCCTTCGGCGTGTACTACGACGCGCTGAACAACACCGTCGACGTGACCGTCGACAACGTTTCGCGCAAGATCATCGGCATCGACATCGACCTCAAACCCTACCGGGCCTCTGGGCAGGCCGCCAAAGCCGCCCGCTCGTCCGGCCCGCTCGCCGCCCTGACCGCGGCGGCAGAGGGCCACACCGGGTCCCGCTGA
- a CDS encoding right-handed parallel beta-helix repeat-containing protein, protein MMAVPLQRLALLTLVLTACGGGPSGGGTPTPSPDPTPAPGPAPSPSPAPSPAPTPTPGACAKTISPLNVPVPTRLENTSAACDYLIQGYINVTSALKIDPGTVIRFGQDAEMYISDGGMLEAVGTPTARIRLEGLNKTKGYWDGLSFNGARPSRIEYTDIESAGQTGYLKNYAAVSGIDGTLAFRNNTVSGSYANGMTISGVNRLYISEFANNVFYDNVGFGLRVSAQQTSVLDAGSDYLGQSRGLPNGVPYVKVDWDDVYDDTTWHKLNIPYYVSIALYFKGGLLTVEPGVEVVMEAGATFNVHGGALRAVGTPQAPIVFRGEQAERGSWDGIDFFYSRYDENVMKHVRVLSGGGGKGANVYVGNGSSLNISDSHLAGSSGWGVCLDSIDFGNAYATVDIGPGMTYENNAQGNVNLECE, encoded by the coding sequence ATGATGGCCGTACCCTTACAACGCCTGGCCCTGCTCACACTGGTGCTGACCGCCTGCGGTGGGGGGCCTTCCGGCGGAGGCACCCCCACGCCGAGCCCCGACCCGACGCCCGCCCCGGGCCCGGCACCCAGCCCGTCACCCGCACCCAGCCCGGCGCCGACGCCCACGCCGGGAGCCTGTGCCAAGACGATCTCGCCCCTGAACGTGCCGGTCCCGACCCGCCTCGAGAACACGTCCGCCGCCTGCGACTACCTGATCCAGGGGTACATCAACGTGACCTCGGCGCTGAAGATCGACCCGGGCACCGTGATCCGGTTCGGGCAGGACGCCGAGATGTACATCTCCGACGGGGGAATGCTGGAGGCGGTGGGCACCCCGACCGCGCGCATCCGGCTGGAGGGCCTGAACAAGACCAAGGGGTACTGGGACGGCCTCTCCTTCAACGGCGCGCGCCCCAGCCGCATCGAGTACACCGACATCGAGAGCGCCGGGCAGACGGGCTACCTCAAGAACTACGCCGCCGTGAGCGGAATCGACGGCACGCTGGCCTTCCGGAACAACACCGTCTCCGGCAGCTACGCCAACGGCATGACGATCAGCGGCGTCAACCGGCTCTACATCAGCGAATTCGCGAACAACGTCTTTTACGACAACGTGGGCTTCGGCCTGCGGGTGAGTGCCCAGCAGACGAGCGTGCTCGACGCGGGCAGCGACTACCTGGGCCAGAGCCGAGGCCTACCCAACGGCGTGCCCTACGTGAAGGTCGACTGGGACGACGTGTACGACGACACGACCTGGCACAAGCTCAACATCCCCTACTACGTGAGCATCGCCCTGTACTTCAAGGGCGGCCTGCTCACGGTCGAGCCGGGCGTCGAGGTGGTGATGGAGGCGGGGGCCACCTTCAACGTCCACGGCGGGGCGCTGCGGGCGGTCGGCACCCCGCAGGCGCCCATCGTGTTCCGCGGCGAGCAGGCCGAGCGGGGCTCCTGGGACGGGATCGATTTCTTCTACTCGCGCTACGACGAGAATGTGATGAAGCATGTCCGCGTGCTCTCCGGCGGCGGGGGCAAGGGCGCCAACGTGTACGTCGGCAACGGCTCTTCTCTTAACATCTCCGACAGCCACCTCGCCGGGAGCAGCGGCTGGGGCGTGTGCCTGGACAGCATCGACTTCGGGAACGCCTACGCCACCGTGGACATCGGCCCCGGCATGACCTACGAGAACAACGCGCAGGGCAACGTCAACCTGGAGTGTGAGTGA
- a CDS encoding DUF4038 domain-containing protein produces the protein MLTPPRLPRPNPMTVAAVLTLGLLSAGCAEPGERTATLAQAAPGPSAPARAPRVMPLGDSITDGYNVPGGYRIELLGRLSARAPGVNFVGSLQNGPGTLADRDHEGHSGWRIDELSARIDGWLDRAQPDVILLMIGTNDVIQNRDLGQAPARLGRLLDQIGARRPNTQVLVSSLPPLQNSEENRRVRQYNAAIPGLVKTRADQGRRVTFVNVGAALTLADLADGVHPNAGGYAKLARAWDDALRRVPGLTQAPTSSGQVTLEPTAGGGVVNDSGASQGRAVGLWSASHRARFVLPATLPAGAYTLRLTARGDEYQGWPVVALHRQGTRLGGATLASKSYAAYDLGTATLAPGQTLEVEFTNDALGSRAGEDRNAVIDHLTLIPAQPRAAQGTARTTAGTRLSVSGDGRRLQSADGQPFLYWADTGWELFHRLNRDDARHYLQTRARQGFTVIQTVALAELDGLTKPNAQGDLPLVGRDPSRPLTTPGNNPGSAGEYDYWDHVDYVIDEAASLGLTVALLPAWGKYVSEEPIFSQASARSYGTWLARRYRGKPIIWVLGGDRNPETEEQRAVWRAMAAGIEAGVGGRGQALITYHPRGGQTSANYFHTEAWLDFNLWQTGHCRDQQEARKLLETYQRTPIKPVINAEPVYEQHAICHDKNKGFADDADVRNVAYWSVFAGAAGHSYGHRVIWGFDVYDGEKAWQKALQAPGAAQLGHLKGLLESRPAAGRVPDETLVKGSFAGSRPVVALRGQDYAWVYLPDGGTVSVSLGRTGGERARASWLDPRTGRKTVIDTLTNSGERALTAPSSGRGNDWVLLIERV, from the coding sequence ATGCTGACCCCACCCCGTCTTCCGAGACCCAACCCCATGACCGTCGCCGCCGTCCTCACGCTGGGGCTGCTGTCCGCCGGGTGCGCCGAGCCCGGGGAGAGGACGGCGACCCTGGCGCAGGCGGCCCCCGGCCCTTCCGCCCCCGCCCGCGCGCCGAGGGTCATGCCGCTGGGCGACTCGATCACCGACGGGTACAACGTTCCGGGGGGCTACCGCATCGAGCTGCTGGGCCGACTCTCGGCGCGCGCACCCGGGGTGAATTTCGTCGGCTCGCTGCAAAACGGCCCCGGCACCCTGGCCGACCGCGACCACGAGGGCCACTCGGGCTGGCGCATCGACGAGCTTTCGGCGCGGATAGACGGCTGGCTCGACCGCGCCCAGCCCGACGTCATCCTCTTGATGATCGGCACGAACGACGTCATCCAGAACCGCGACCTGGGCCAGGCCCCGGCGCGGCTGGGCCGTCTGCTCGACCAGATCGGCGCCCGGCGCCCGAACACGCAGGTCCTGGTCTCCTCCCTGCCGCCCTTACAGAACTCCGAGGAAAACCGCCGGGTGAGGCAGTACAACGCGGCCATCCCCGGGCTGGTCAAAACGCGGGCCGATCAGGGCAGGCGGGTCACCTTTGTGAACGTGGGGGCGGCGCTGACCCTCGCCGACCTCGCCGACGGGGTGCACCCGAACGCCGGGGGGTATGCCAAGCTCGCCCGCGCGTGGGACGACGCCCTGCGCCGCGTCCCGGGACTCACTCAGGCGCCCACGTCCTCCGGCCAGGTCACCCTGGAGCCCACGGCGGGCGGAGGCGTCGTGAACGACTCCGGCGCCTCCCAGGGGCGGGCGGTGGGGCTGTGGTCGGCGAGCCACCGCGCCCGGTTCGTCCTGCCCGCCACCCTGCCCGCCGGGGCCTACACCCTGCGCCTGACCGCCCGCGGCGACGAGTACCAGGGCTGGCCCGTCGTCGCGCTCCACCGTCAGGGCACCCGGCTCGGCGGCGCCACCCTCGCCTCGAAGAGCTACGCCGCCTACGACCTCGGCACCGCCACCCTGGCTCCCGGGCAGACCCTGGAGGTCGAGTTCACCAACGACGCCCTCGGCAGCCGGGCGGGCGAGGACCGCAACGCCGTCATCGACCACCTCACCCTGATTCCGGCCCAGCCGCGCGCCGCCCAGGGCACGGCCCGCACGACCGCCGGGACCCGCCTGAGCGTGTCGGGAGACGGACGGCGCTTGCAGTCCGCCGACGGCCAGCCCTTCCTGTACTGGGCCGACACCGGCTGGGAACTCTTCCACCGCCTGAACCGCGACGACGCCCGCCACTACCTCCAGACCCGCGCCCGCCAGGGCTTCACCGTCATCCAGACCGTCGCCCTCGCCGAACTCGACGGCCTGACCAAGCCCAACGCCCAGGGTGACCTCCCCCTCGTCGGCAGGGACCCCTCGCGTCCGCTCACCACCCCTGGCAACAACCCCGGCTCGGCGGGCGAGTACGACTACTGGGATCATGTCGATTACGTGATCGACGAGGCCGCCTCGCTCGGCCTCACCGTCGCCCTGCTCCCCGCCTGGGGCAAGTACGTCAGCGAGGAGCCCATCTTCAGCCAGGCCAGCGCCCGCTCCTACGGCACCTGGCTCGCCCGGCGCTACCGGGGCAAGCCGATCATCTGGGTGCTCGGCGGCGACCGCAATCCGGAGACGGAAGAACAGCGGGCGGTCTGGCGCGCGATGGCCGCCGGGATCGAGGCCGGGGTGGGGGGACGCGGCCAGGCCCTGATCACCTACCATCCGCGCGGCGGCCAGACGTCGGCCAACTATTTCCACACCGAGGCGTGGCTCGACTTCAACCTGTGGCAGACCGGCCACTGCCGCGACCAGCAGGAAGCCCGCAAGCTGCTCGAAACCTACCAGCGCACGCCGATCAAGCCGGTGATCAACGCCGAGCCGGTCTACGAGCAGCACGCCATCTGCCACGACAAGAACAAAGGCTTCGCCGACGACGCCGACGTGCGCAACGTGGCGTACTGGAGCGTCTTCGCGGGTGCGGCGGGGCACAGCTACGGGCACCGGGTGATCTGGGGCTTCGACGTCTACGACGGCGAGAAGGCATGGCAAAAGGCGTTGCAGGCACCGGGGGCCGCCCAGCTCGGTCACCTCAAGGGGTTGCTGGAGTCGCGCCCTGCGGCAGGACGGGTGCCGGACGAGACGCTGGTGAAGGGGAGCTTTGCCGGGTCGCGCCCAGTGGTGGCGCTGCGGGGGCAGGACTACGCCTGGGTCTACCTCCCCGACGGCGGCACCGTCTCCGTCTCCTTAGGCCGGACGGGGGGCGAACGGGCCCGCGCGTCGTGGCTCGATCCCCGGACGGGGCGCAAGACCGTCATCGACACCCTGACGAACAGCGGCGAGCGGGCCCTCACCGCGCCGTCGAGCGGTCGGGGCAACGACTGGGTTCTGTTGATCGAGCGCGTCTGA